TTCTGTAGTGCGgctgtttttatttctttaactGTCAAGTGTCTTTATGTATGTCATGTGTTGTGCATTTctttatataaatgaaaaagtcTTCACCGAATAATGTGAGAGAAACATTGTCGACAGAAACAATTAAGTcctcataaattattttattttagttgattttttttttttaaaaaaaaaaagtggatgtagggcatttttaaaaagttggtagtttaaaaaaaaaaaaaaaaaaatccttatatatatattggctaaTGCTCTAAAGGCCATTGAACGGCAAATCTTGAAGCCTTCCACGTCGCTCTACTCCTCACACCTCTTTTTCCACACACGAAGTCCAAATGCATGGTTCGGCTTCCAATACCAACCGCCAATCCCATCTTCCCTCCAAACATCCCCAACCTTAATTCAAATTTCATCTCCAAAAAGCACCAATGCCTCGCACTCCTCAAGCTCTGCTCCTCAGCCAAACACCTCGCTCAAGTCCACGCTCAAATCCAAGTCTCTGGCCTCCACCGAGATACCTTTCTCGCAAGCGAACTCGTCCGAATCTGCGCTTTATCTCCCTCGAGAAGCCTGAGCTATGCGCGGTCGCTTCTCTATCACTTTGACGATTTGTCTCCCTTGCCGTGGAACCTTCTCATCAGGGGATATGCGGCGAGTGACTCGCCGAGAGAGGCCATATGGGTGTTCTATGAAATGCGGAGTCGAGGAATTAGACCCAATAAGCTCACGTTTCCGTTCCTTCTCAAGGCGTGCGCTTCGGTTACGGCGCTTGGAGAGGGCAGACAGGTGCATGCGGATGTTGTGAAGTGTGGTTTGGACTCCGATGTGTATGTTCAGAACACTTTGATCAGTGTATATGGGCTTTGTAGGAAGATTAAGTTTGCCTGTCAAGTGTTCGATGAAATGTATGTTAGGACTGTTGTTTCTTGGAATGCGGTAATTACTGCTTGTGTTGAGAATTCGTGGTTGGGTGATGGGATTGAGTATTTTGTGAAGATGAGGGATTGTGGATTTGAGGCTGATGAGACCACGATGGTGGTTATGCTTTCTGCTTGTACTGAGCTTGGAAACTTGAGCTTAGGGAGATGGGTTCATTCCCTAGTGATTGTGAAAGGAATGGTTTTGAATTATCAACTGGGTACTTCCCTTGTTGACATGTATGTGAAGTCTGGAAATGTAGATTATGCGAAATTGGTGTTTGATAGGCTGGACAAGAGAAATGTTTGGACGTGGAGTGCGATGATTCTGGGGCTAGCCCAACATGGGTTTGCCAAGGAAGCCCTTGATCTTTTCCTGAAAATGATGAAGACATCATCAATACATCCAAATTATGTCACCTTTCTTGGCGTCCTCTGTGCTTGTAGCCATGCAGGACTAGTGAATGATGGGTACCGATACTTTCATGATATGGAGCATGTGCATGGGATTAAACCCCGTATGATACATTATGGTGCCATGGTGGATATCCTGGGCCGTGCAGGCCATATCAATGACGCTTATGCTTTTATAATGAATATGCCTATTGAGCCCGACCCGATTGTATGGAGAACGTTGCTATGTGCGTGCATCATTCATCACGCTAACGACCATGACGGAGTGGGGGATAAAGTAAGAAAGAAGTTGCTTGAATTGGAGCCAAGGAGGGGTGGGAATTTTGTGATGGTTGCAAACATGTATTCTGAAGTTGGGATGTGGGAGAAAGCAGCGAATGTGAGAAGGGTTATGAAAGCTGGAGGGTTGAAGAAAATGGCTGGGGAGAGTTCTATCGATTTAGGTGGGTCCATCCATAGTTTCTTTTCTGGGTATGATCCTCGAGCTGATTGTGAGGGTATTTACGAGTTACTAGATGCATTGAGCTTGCACATGAAGATGCCTAACTTCTTGTAGTTGAAATTGCGTTTCATGATGCTGTATTGTTGCAGAGTATGAAACGGAATCACACAACCTCTGATTTTCCATGAAATTGGCTTCGGTCAGTTAATTTTGTGccctaaattttttctttaattgttcCTAGGtgaaaaaccctaatctttCCAAAATTACACCTATtctgaatgtataggtgtttcacacaatattaTATGGAAATAAATTTGacataacaaataataattaaccaaaaacagatatacaatgaacaaaaaagaacacagatattttggttacgaagagaaaaccaattagagaactctctaatt
This window of the Corylus avellana chromosome ca5, CavTom2PMs-1.0 genome carries:
- the LOC132182266 gene encoding pentatricopeptide repeat-containing protein At2g36730 yields the protein MVRLPIPTANPIFPPNIPNLNSNFISKKHQCLALLKLCSSAKHLAQVHAQIQVSGLHRDTFLASELVRICALSPSRSLSYARSLLYHFDDLSPLPWNLLIRGYAASDSPREAIWVFYEMRSRGIRPNKLTFPFLLKACASVTALGEGRQVHADVVKCGLDSDVYVQNTLISVYGLCRKIKFACQVFDEMYVRTVVSWNAVITACVENSWLGDGIEYFVKMRDCGFEADETTMVVMLSACTELGNLSLGRWVHSLVIVKGMVLNYQLGTSLVDMYVKSGNVDYAKLVFDRLDKRNVWTWSAMILGLAQHGFAKEALDLFLKMMKTSSIHPNYVTFLGVLCACSHAGLVNDGYRYFHDMEHVHGIKPRMIHYGAMVDILGRAGHINDAYAFIMNMPIEPDPIVWRTLLCACIIHHANDHDGVGDKVRKKLLELEPRRGGNFVMVANMYSEVGMWEKAANVRRVMKAGGLKKMAGESSIDLGGSIHSFFSGYDPRADCEGIYELLDALSLHMKMPNFL